GGCGGATTCGATCGAGTTCGCGCACCAGCGCCTCACCCGCCACACCGTCGATCAGGCGATAGCTCACGTCCGACCCGCCCACCGTGCCCAGCGAACGCGCCACAGAGGACAGGTACGCCCGGTCTTCGGCTCGAGCCTGCTCCTCATCCGGCACGCCAACCATCGGCGCCCCCTCGATCGGGGTGAGCGTGGTCGCCTGTTCGTGAACCCTGAGCAGAGTAAGGCCTGCCTTCGCCTCGCGTGCCAGGCGCGCCGCCACGGGCAGCGCCGCTTCAGCGAACAGCGAGCCATCGAGCGCCACGACCACCGATTTCATCGTCATCATCTCCCCCTTTTCCTGGCCGACGCGTTCAGGTCACTGGGAAGGACCAGAGGAACCGCCGGTTCGACAGGTGTTGATGCGAAACAACGTATACATCGGGCAATTGCCGGTCAGGGCCGTTCCGATGGGGATCAGGCCCAACAGCGTAACGTAGCGCCAGGGCGGTTCGAGAGCACCGTAGAGCCCGAGAATCAGGATCCCGATGACCAGCCGTAAGCCGCGATCGATCGTGCCAACGTTGCGTACCATGTGACGATGCCCTCCAGGCGAAGGATCGGGCAGCTCCGCGCGAGCTGCTACAATGGCACCGTGAGTACCGCACACGGTGCGGCCAGCAAAAGACTGCGTGCCGTTTCGGTCGGTTCCACGACCTTGGGCGGCCCTCCCCGACGATAGCCGATGACGAGCACACCTGCCTCGGCCGCGCAGACTTCCTCCAGAATCTCGACGGCAGGACTGCCGGTACGCAGTGAGACTTGGATGGCGGGTGGCGTGCCGGCCATGCCTGCCGCGGAGGCCGCCACCGCGACGGACCGCCGGGTCGCGCCGGCACCGTTCTGCGTCACCGTGACGCCGACGAGGGGGAGGTCGATTTCCCGGCTCCAGCGGAGGGCCAGATCGAGCACCTGGTGCGAACGCGGTGTCTCGTCGAGCGCCACCAGGCCACGACGGAAGGGCCAGCTCCCCTTCGGGACCGAGAGGACCGGAATGCCGGCCCGCCGTACCACGGCATCCGCGGTCTCACCGAGGGACGCAGGTTGCCGGCCGGCTCGATCGCGACGGCCCAGCACAATCAATGAAGCCCGGTGCCGATCCCCGAAGCGGCTGATCTCGATACCCGGAACGCCCTGTGCAATCCACGACGTCGCGCTTCGGGGTTGTCGTTCGAGCCAGCCCGCCAACGCGCCCGGGCTCGACCCCCCTGGCGCAGCCGAGGGAGCGAACTGGTCGACGCGCAGGATGGCCAGGGGCGCGGCATGCTCCCCTCGGAGCCGTGAGGCCACCTCGGTCGCATAGCGACCCTCCTCCGAATCATCGCTGGCCACCAGGATTCTGTCTCCGAGCACCTGCTCCTCGCCGTGCGGTCGAAGGCCAAGGTAGACGCCGAACCGTGAAGAATTCATGAATGCAGAACGAGGGCTGGCCCATTCGAAGTTGCCTGGGGTGGTTCCGTCTGTCGAGACGGCCGCCGATAACTTATGATAGAAGCCATGGCTCCAAGCAACGACCCCAGCGATCGTATCGAGCAGCTGGTCCGGGCCACGCCGGAGCTGGTGGGTGAGCTCAGCCTCGAGACCGCGCTGCCCCGGATCGCGGAGCTGGCGCGCAGCCTGCTCGAGGCCAAGTACGCGGCGGTTGGCCTGCTTAACCCGGACCACCGTACTCTCAAATCGTTCACGACGGCCGGGCTCACCGACGACGAACGCGCCCGAATCGGAACGCCCCCCATCGGTCACGGTGTCCTCGGTCTGGTAATCCGCGAGGGCCAGGTGATTCGCCTGCCCGACCTGCAACGTCATCCTGCCGCAGTCGGCTTCCCGCCCAACCATCCGCCGATGCACTCGTTCCTGGGAGTACCGATCGTCGGCCGAGCCGGCATCGTCGGCGACCTATACCTGACGGAAAAGCAGGGCGCCGCCGAATTCAGCGACGAGGACGTCCACATTGCCCTGTTGCTGGCCTCGATCGTGGCCTCCGCCGTCGAGAACGCCCAGCTGCATGAGCGGACCATCCGGCTCCTCGAAGAAGTGCAGCAACTGCATAGGAGCCGCGAGCGCTTCTTCGCGATGATCAATCACGAGCTGCGCAATGCTCTCGCTGCGGTGTACGGATGGGCCGAGCTGATGGTGAGGAAGAAGGATCCCGCGGCCGTTCCGCGCGGATCGATCGAAATTCTCGAGGCCGCGGAACACGCGGTTGCGCTGATCAATGACCTGCTCGATCTCAACCGGCTCGATGAGGATCGTCTCAAGCCGATCATCCGGGATGTCGACTGTGCCGCCCTGGTGCGCTCGGCCCTGCAGCGAGTGACCCCGGTTGCCGACGAGCGGCAGGTTTCACTCGTCGGTCTCGACCCGGGCACCGCGGTGCTGTGCCGCACCGATGCCCACCGCGTCGAACAGATCTTCGTCAACGTGCTCAGCAACGCCGTCCGCTACGCACCGAATGGCACCCGCGTGACGGTAACCGCGGCGATCAGTGGCAGTGTCGTCGAGTTCGAAGTGTTGGACCAGGGCCCTGGCGTGCCGGCCGACCAGACGGAGCATATCTTTGATATCTATTACCGTGCGGGCGCGATGGACGGCTCCGACCCCGGCCATGGAGTCGGCCTGGCGCTGTCGCGCCGGCTGGCACGGCTGCTCGGCGGCGACCTCTGGGCCATACCGCAAAGCGGCGGCCGGTTTGTCCTGCGGTTGCCGGGCGTACCCGGCACGCACCCTTAGACCCTCGAACTCCACCAGCAACATCGACGCGTACCCATGAAAATCCTCCTCGTCGAAGACGATCGGAAAGTGGCCGGATTCATCGAACAAGGGCTCAAGGAGGAGGGCTACGTCGTCGATGTGGCTCCCGATGGCGACGAAGCCACCATGCTCGCGCACGTCTACGACTACGACGTCATTCTGCTCGACGTAATGTTGCCGAAGAAGAACGGCTTTCAGGTGGCCCTGGAACTGCGCCGCGAAGGACGCACCACCCCGATCATGATGCTCACCTCTCGAGACGCGGGCGAAGATGTCGTCCGAGGTCTCGATGCCGGAGCGGACGACTATCTGACCAAGCCGTTTCAGTTCGATGAACTGCTCGCCCGGATTCGGGCGCTGCACCGCCGAGGAGGCGCCGAGCGGCTGGATGTGATCCGAGTCGGGCCGTTCGAGATCGACCGCATCAAGCACCAGGCCAGTGTCGAGGGCAAGCGGATCGATCTGACCGCCAAAGAGTTTCAGCTTTTCGAGTACTTTATGCTGCATCCCGCCGAGGTTGTCCGGCGCACCACCCTGCTGGAGAAGGTCTGGGATATGCATTTCGACCCGGAGAGCAACGTGGTCGACGTGCACGTCGGCAACCTCCGGCGCAAACTTCTCAAACATGCCAGCGACCCGCAGATCGTGACGGTTCGCGGTGTCGGCTTCAGTCTTCGCACGGCTGAGGAGTGACACTAGGCAGCTTCGCACGATCGGCGGCGCACCCGGCGGCGGCAGCACTCTTCCTCGTCGCCGGGATCCTGGCAACCGCCCTCGGCGCCGACGTCACCGTCCGACATCAGATCTGGACCATCGGCCTGATCGGGCTTGGCGCGCCGATCGTGCTCGGTACGCTCCGCGGGGCCCTCCGCGGCCGGTTCGCAGCCGACCTGGTTGCCTCGCTGGCCCTGATCGCCGCCGTAGTCCTGGCGGAACCGGTCGCCGGCCTGGTCATCGTAATCATGCAGACCGGAGGCGAGGCGCTCGAGGCCGGCGCTGCTCGGCGCGCATCGAAGGCCGTTGCGACACTCGAGGCGATGGCGCCCCGGACCGCCCATGTCTTCCTGGACGGAACGCTCGAGGACCGACCCGTCGGCGCCGTCAGGGTGGGCGACGTGCTCCTGGTGCGGCCGGGCGAGATGGTGCCCTGCAATGGTACGGTGCGCCAGGGAGCCGGCAGCTTCGACGTCTCCACCATCACCGGCGA
This window of the Gemmatimonadales bacterium genome carries:
- a CDS encoding DUF2892 domain-containing protein yields the protein MVRNVGTIDRGLRLVIGILILGLYGALEPPWRYVTLLGLIPIGTALTGNCPMYTLFRINTCRTGGSSGPSQ
- a CDS encoding universal stress protein; translated protein: MNSSRFGVYLGLRPHGEEQVLGDRILVASDDSEEGRYATEVASRLRGEHAAPLAILRVDQFAPSAAPGGSSPGALAGWLERQPRSATSWIAQGVPGIEISRFGDRHRASLIVLGRRDRAGRQPASLGETADAVVRRAGIPVLSVPKGSWPFRRGLVALDETPRSHQVLDLALRWSREIDLPLVGVTVTQNGAGATRRSVAVAASAAGMAGTPPAIQVSLRTGSPAVEILEEVCAAEAGVLVIGYRRGGPPKVVEPTETARSLLLAAPCAVLTVPL
- a CDS encoding GAF domain-containing sensor histidine kinase, whose translation is MAPSNDPSDRIEQLVRATPELVGELSLETALPRIAELARSLLEAKYAAVGLLNPDHRTLKSFTTAGLTDDERARIGTPPIGHGVLGLVIREGQVIRLPDLQRHPAAVGFPPNHPPMHSFLGVPIVGRAGIVGDLYLTEKQGAAEFSDEDVHIALLLASIVASAVENAQLHERTIRLLEEVQQLHRSRERFFAMINHELRNALAAVYGWAELMVRKKDPAAVPRGSIEILEAAEHAVALINDLLDLNRLDEDRLKPIIRDVDCAALVRSALQRVTPVADERQVSLVGLDPGTAVLCRTDAHRVEQIFVNVLSNAVRYAPNGTRVTVTAAISGSVVEFEVLDQGPGVPADQTEHIFDIYYRAGAMDGSDPGHGVGLALSRRLARLLGGDLWAIPQSGGRFVLRLPGVPGTHP
- a CDS encoding response regulator transcription factor, whose product is MKILLVEDDRKVAGFIEQGLKEEGYVVDVAPDGDEATMLAHVYDYDVILLDVMLPKKNGFQVALELRREGRTTPIMMLTSRDAGEDVVRGLDAGADDYLTKPFQFDELLARIRALHRRGGAERLDVIRVGPFEIDRIKHQASVEGKRIDLTAKEFQLFEYFMLHPAEVVRRTTLLEKVWDMHFDPESNVVDVHVGNLRRKLLKHASDPQIVTVRGVGFSLRTAEE